One genomic segment of Spiroplasma endosymbiont of Poecilobothrus nobilitatus includes these proteins:
- a CDS encoding IS1/IS1595 family N-terminal zinc-binding domain-containing protein, translating into MEKIIEELINSLTDDQFLEFHEKVKKEAELIKKQKRLNEIDQKFRYKGIKCLNCQSFYCVKNSHNPEGKQKYLCKKCRASFDAFRDHFTYWSHLNYEQLNLLIQISLLGQSSKMISHFIKTSPKNAWYNRQKIMKSKQLENTQLKFKTLNGQIQIDETFIKEIHKGNFKDKFDKRKIHLDSFSTNTKCCIQMAVDSNNNIYVKSTNTKRLQKQWIIENINKQLIKENSIIISDRQPGMATLFRTLFI; encoded by the coding sequence ATGGAAAAAATAATTGAAGAATTAATAAATAGTTTAACAGATGATCAATTTTTAGAATTTCATGAAAAAGTCAAAAAAGAAGCAGAATTAATTAAAAAACAAAAACGCTTAAATGAAATTGATCAAAAATTTAGGTATAAAGGTATTAAATGTCTTAATTGTCAATCTTTTTATTGTGTTAAAAATAGTCATAATCCTGAAGGAAAACAAAAATATTTATGCAAAAAATGTCGTGCTAGTTTTGATGCTTTTCGTGATCATTTTACGTATTGAAGTCATTTAAATTATGAACAGTTAAATTTATTGATTCAAATTTCATTATTAGGCCAATCTAGTAAAATGATTTCCCACTTTATTAAAACATCACCGAAAAACGCTTGATATAATCGCCAAAAAATAATGAAATCAAAACAATTAGAAAACACCCAATTAAAATTTAAAACGTTAAATGGCCAAATTCAAATCGATGAAACATTTATTAAAGAAATCCACAAAGGTAATTTTAAAGATAAATTTGATAAAAGAAAAATTCATCTTGATTCATTTTCAACCAACACTAAATGTTGTATTCAAATGGCTGTTGATAGCAATAATAATATTTATGTTAAATCAACCAACACAAAACGATTACAAAAACAGTGAATTATTGAAAATATTAATAAACAATTAATCAAAGAAAATTCAATTATTATTTCTGACAGGCAACCTGGAATGGCAACACTTTTTAGGACACTTTTTATATAG
- a CDS encoding DEAD/DEAH box helicase produces the protein MSNFNQFGFKRFLNLGLAELKFVEPTIVQEKVMPLLLKHQNVICKAHTGTGKTFTFCLPILNNINYEQAKIQSIIVTPTRELAKQIYDNIRFFKKFEPNLQVNYFIGGEDIKRQIEQLQRIQPHIIIATPTRLKNLFEQQSLNLGKLTTFIIDECDMLFDLGFIENVDYILSKVNANVQVSVFSATITPELKPFLIKYLKNPHYLDLNANQITNQNITHILIPTKHQERETILLKLLKTFDPYLCLIFVNKKTDINKYYDLLLEHNYSVIQLHAGLEPRLRTQVVKRIRNLEYKYVIASDIAARGIDFIGVSHVISIDLPTDLEYYIHRSGRTGRANYTGYSYVLYDTKNLSLVQQLMTKGITFKTKKWNQQGELVETVLGDDNYKKQSSLTVDNEINKIIHRYKTKDNNKKIKPGYKKKRKAEIDEFKKQVRRSHIKESIKKIKKEKAKERANKLFNKD, from the coding sequence ATGAGTAATTTTAATCAATTTGGTTTTAAGCGGTTTTTAAATTTAGGCCTTGCTGAATTAAAATTTGTTGAACCAACTATTGTTCAAGAAAAAGTAATGCCATTATTATTAAAACATCAAAATGTTATATGCAAGGCACATACAGGAACTGGAAAAACATTTACGTTTTGTTTACCAATTTTAAATAATATAAATTATGAGCAAGCAAAGATTCAATCTATTATTGTGACCCCAACCCGTGAATTAGCAAAACAAATTTATGATAATATTCGTTTTTTTAAAAAATTTGAACCAAATTTACAAGTTAATTATTTTATTGGTGGCGAAGATATTAAACGTCAAATTGAGCAATTGCAACGAATCCAACCCCACATTATTATTGCCACTCCAACGCGACTAAAAAATTTGTTTGAACAACAAAGCCTAAACTTAGGTAAATTAACAACTTTTATTATTGATGAATGTGATATGCTTTTTGATTTAGGTTTTATTGAAAATGTTGATTATATTTTGAGCAAAGTGAATGCTAATGTTCAAGTATCTGTTTTTTCTGCAACAATTACGCCTGAGTTAAAACCTTTTTTAATCAAGTATTTAAAAAATCCACATTATTTAGATTTAAATGCCAATCAAATAACAAATCAAAACATTACACATATTTTAATTCCAACAAAACATCAAGAACGAGAAACAATTTTATTAAAACTTTTAAAAACATTTGATCCATATTTATGTTTAATTTTTGTTAATAAAAAAACAGATATTAATAAGTATTATGATTTGTTATTAGAACATAATTATTCTGTCATCCAATTACATGCTGGATTAGAACCACGATTACGAACACAAGTTGTTAAACGAATTCGAAATTTAGAATATAAATATGTTATTGCAAGTGATATTGCAGCGCGTGGAATTGATTTTATTGGTGTTAGTCATGTTATTTCAATTGATTTACCAACTGATTTAGAATATTATATTCATCGTAGTGGTCGTACTGGGCGGGCAAATTATACTGGGTATAGTTATGTTCTTTATGATACAAAAAATTTAAGTTTAGTGCAACAATTAATGACAAAAGGAATTACTTTTAAAACAAAGAAATGAAATCAACAAGGAGAATTGGTTGAAACAGTTCTTGGTGATGATAATTATAAAAAACAATCTTCTCTTACAGTTGATAATGAAATTAATAAAATTATTCATCGTTATAAAACAAAAGATAATAATAAAAAAATTAAACCTGGTTATAAGAAAAAACGGAAAGCGGAAATTGATGAATTTAAAAAACAAGTTCGTCGGAGTCACATTAAAGAATCAATTAAAAAAATTAAAAAAGAAAAAGCAAAAGAACGGGCAAATAAATTATTTAATAAAGATTAA